One Pleurocapsa sp. PCC 7327 DNA segment encodes these proteins:
- the speD gene encoding adenosylmethionine decarboxylase: protein MKKLGTHLILEAWQAPADLLNDAERIRQALMDGIAAGEATLIDMCVHQFSPHGVTATATLAESHIAIHTWPEHGYFAADFFFCGRGKPIEAMKILQTALQAKQIKVQEIERGFPMSPSMMQHQEEEVFQGVA from the coding sequence ATGAAAAAACTGGGGACCCATCTGATTCTGGAAGCTTGGCAAGCACCAGCGGACCTTCTCAACGATGCCGAACGAATTCGTCAAGCTCTGATGGACGGGATTGCCGCCGGAGAAGCAACGTTGATCGATATGTGCGTGCATCAGTTTAGTCCTCATGGTGTCACGGCAACTGCAACGCTTGCAGAGTCACACATTGCTATCCATACCTGGCCAGAGCACGGCTATTTCGCAGCGGATTTCTTTTTCTGCGGACGGGGTAAGCCAATAGAAGCAATGAAAATTTTGCAAACAGCGCTTCAAGCCAAGCAAATTAAAGTTCAAGAAATTGAACGAGGGTTTCCTATGTCGCCTAGTATGATGCAACACCAAGAAGAAGA
- a CDS encoding pentapeptide repeat-containing protein — translation MSTKQLLDVKQLLSRYQKGERNFQGVQILQANFKTAHLNRTNFRQADFQQGNLKGGQFISSNFSNADLQQANLCRAKLIEANLSGANLTEAFLIQADLSGAILSGTILRKVDLSRACLVGSSLVQAQLFRAKLKSANFTGASLTSAMLRQANLREAILTRAILTEANLSEANLRKATLIRAYLHRANLRDANLEKADLSFADLRSADLRGANLQSANLEGAILTGANLAGANLNRAYLQGADLSRADLQQANLTHADLNGCNLLNANLGNADLCGANLANAGLLLTHLTGANLSRANLHQANLIGAQLSEANLMAASLEETILPNGSQSELCWD, via the coding sequence ATGAGTACCAAGCAACTGCTAGATGTCAAGCAACTTTTGAGTCGATATCAAAAAGGCGAACGCAATTTTCAAGGCGTACAAATCCTCCAAGCCAACTTTAAGACTGCCCATCTCAATCGCACCAATTTTAGGCAGGCAGATTTCCAACAAGGCAATTTAAAAGGTGGGCAATTCATTAGCTCGAATTTCAGCAATGCAGATTTACAGCAAGCTAATTTATGCCGAGCTAAACTGATAGAGGCGAATTTGTCAGGAGCAAATTTGACAGAAGCATTCTTGATTCAAGCAGATTTAAGCGGAGCGATATTGAGCGGTACGATTTTAAGAAAAGTCGATTTGAGTAGAGCATGTTTAGTCGGTAGCAGTTTAGTTCAGGCACAACTGTTCAGGGCAAAGCTGAAATCAGCCAATTTTACCGGGGCTAGCCTTACCAGCGCGATGCTGCGTCAGGCAAACCTACGCGAGGCTATTTTAACCCGTGCCATTTTGACTGAAGCCAACCTCAGCGAAGCCAATTTAAGGAAAGCAACGTTGATCCGCGCTTATTTGCATCGAGCGAATCTCAGAGACGCTAATCTAGAGAAAGCAGATCTGAGTTTTGCCGATCTGCGATCGGCTGACTTGAGGGGGGCAAATCTGCAAAGTGCAAATTTAGAGGGCGCGATTCTAACGGGGGCAAATCTGGCTGGAGCGAATTTGAATCGAGCTTATTTGCAAGGAGCCGACTTAAGCCGTGCAGATCTTCAGCAAGCCAATCTAACCCATGCCGATCTCAATGGATGTAACTTACTCAATGCTAACCTGGGCAATGCCGATCTGTGTGGGGCAAACCTAGCCAATGCAGGTTTGTTATTGACTCATCTAACAGGCGCAAATTTAAGTCGGGCAAATTTGCATCAAGCTAATTTGATTGGCGCTCAACTCTCCGAAGCCAATTTGATGGCGGCTTCTCTGGAAGAAACGATCCTACCCAATGGAAGTCAAAGCGAATTGTGTTGGGATTGA